One genomic region from Bacillus aquiflavi encodes:
- the bioB gene encoding biotin synthase BioB produces MNWNELASKVIDGYELTKEEALHILNAKDDSILNLVDAAYAIRRKYYGKKVKLNLIINAKSGLCPEDCGYCSQSINAKGEIDRYPLVSKQTILEGAKAAKKNRIGTYCIVMSGRKPTDNEVNTVVDAVKDIKNEVENLKICACLGLVNEEQAELLKDAGVDRFNHNLNTSANHHHEITTTHRYEDRVNTVEILKNAGISPCSGVICGMGETKDDIVEMAFALKELDADSIPVNFLHPIKGTKLENMDQLTPIQCLKILAMFRFVNPKKEIRISGGREYNLRTLQSFGLFIANSIFVGDYLTTAGQEANNDYKMIEDLGFEIEENPYEESFELSL; encoded by the coding sequence ATGAATTGGAATGAATTAGCTTCAAAGGTGATAGACGGTTATGAATTGACTAAGGAGGAAGCGTTACATATTCTTAACGCTAAAGATGATAGTATTCTCAATTTAGTTGATGCTGCTTACGCTATTAGAAGAAAATATTATGGAAAAAAGGTAAAACTAAATTTAATTATTAATGCAAAAAGTGGACTTTGTCCAGAAGATTGCGGTTACTGTTCACAATCCATCAATGCAAAAGGTGAGATTGACCGCTATCCTCTCGTAAGTAAACAAACAATTTTAGAAGGTGCGAAAGCAGCCAAAAAAAATCGTATTGGTACATACTGTATCGTAATGAGTGGACGGAAGCCCACTGATAATGAGGTGAATACAGTTGTCGATGCAGTTAAAGATATAAAAAATGAAGTAGAAAATTTAAAAATTTGTGCATGCTTAGGTCTTGTAAATGAGGAACAGGCTGAGCTTTTGAAAGACGCTGGTGTTGATCGCTTTAACCATAATTTAAACACAAGTGCGAACCACCATCATGAAATTACAACTACACATCGCTATGAAGATCGAGTTAATACTGTTGAAATATTGAAAAATGCAGGTATTTCACCATGTTCAGGCGTGATTTGTGGTATGGGAGAAACTAAAGATGATATTGTCGAAATGGCATTTGCATTAAAAGAATTAGATGCAGATTCAATTCCAGTTAATTTCTTACATCCGATCAAAGGAACAAAGTTAGAAAACATGGATCAATTAACTCCTATTCAATGCTTAAAAATACTTGCCATGTTTCGATTTGTAAACCCGAAAAAGGAAATTCGAATTTCAGGCGGACGCGAATATAATTTACGCACATTACAAAGTTTTGGTCTGTTTATTGCTAATTCTATTTTTGTCGGGGATTATTTAACCACTGCAGGTCAAGAAGCTAATAATGATTATAAAATGATTGAAGATCTTGGATTTGAAATTGAGGAAAATCCTTATGAAGAATCGTTTGAATTGAGCCTCTAG
- the prfA gene encoding peptide chain release factor 1 — protein MFDRLQAVEDRYEKLNELLSDPEIINDPEKLREYSKEQSDIDETVQTYREYKEICQQYEDAKAMLDEKLDAEMREMVKEELDELGESKEALEARLKILLIPKDPNDDKNVIMEIRGAAGGEEAALFAGNLYRMYSRYAEAKGWKTEVIEAHSTGLGGYKEIIFMINGKGRYSKLKFENGAHRVQRVPETESGGRIHTSTATVACLPEAEDVEVDVHEKDIRVDTFASSGPGGQSVNTTMSAVRLTHLPTGIVVSCQDEKSQIKNKEKAMKVLRARIYDKFQQEAQAEYDQQRKSAVGSGDRSERIRTYNFPQNRVTDHRIGLTIQKLDQILEGKLDEIIDALVLEDQSRKLENENNG, from the coding sequence ATGTTTGATCGACTTCAAGCGGTTGAAGACCGTTATGAGAAATTAAATGAGTTGCTAAGTGATCCTGAAATCATAAACGATCCTGAAAAACTGCGTGAATATTCTAAAGAGCAGTCTGATATAGATGAAACAGTACAAACATATCGAGAGTATAAAGAAATTTGCCAACAATACGAAGATGCAAAGGCAATGCTCGATGAGAAGCTTGATGCAGAAATGCGGGAAATGGTCAAAGAAGAGCTTGATGAGCTAGGAGAAAGCAAGGAAGCTTTAGAAGCTCGTTTAAAAATCTTACTTATCCCAAAAGACCCTAATGACGATAAAAACGTTATTATGGAAATACGAGGTGCAGCTGGTGGAGAAGAAGCAGCCCTTTTTGCCGGCAATCTTTATCGAATGTATAGCCGTTACGCAGAAGCAAAAGGGTGGAAAACAGAGGTAATAGAAGCTCATTCCACTGGACTTGGGGGCTATAAAGAAATCATTTTTATGATTAATGGTAAAGGTCGTTATTCAAAATTAAAGTTTGAAAACGGTGCCCATCGTGTACAGCGCGTTCCGGAAACCGAATCAGGAGGAAGAATTCATACATCTACAGCTACGGTTGCATGTTTGCCAGAAGCAGAAGATGTAGAAGTAGATGTTCATGAGAAAGATATTCGTGTTGATACATTTGCCTCAAGTGGACCAGGTGGACAAAGCGTAAATACAACGATGTCGGCAGTTAGACTGACACATTTGCCGACTGGAATTGTTGTTTCATGTCAAGATGAGAAGTCACAGATTAAAAATAAAGAGAAGGCAATGAAGGTTTTGCGTGCTCGAATTTATGATAAATTTCAACAAGAAGCTCAAGCAGAATACGATCAACAAAGGAAATCGGCAGTAGGTTCTGGTGATCGATCCGAGCGAATTCGTACGTACAATTTCCCGCAGAACCGTGTGACTGATCATCGCATCGGATTAACCATTCAAAAGCTGGATCAAATTCTAGAAGGGAAACTGGATGAAATTATTGATGCGCTTGTTTTAGAGGACCAATCAAGGAAATTGGAAAATGAAAACAATGGGTAA
- the rpmE gene encoding 50S ribosomal protein L31, with amino-acid sequence MKAGIHPEYRKVKVKCACGNEFESGSVINEVRVEICSACHPFYTGRQKFADAGGRVDRFNKKYGLK; translated from the coding sequence ATGAAAGCTGGTATTCATCCAGAATACAGAAAAGTTAAAGTGAAATGTGCTTGTGGGAACGAATTTGAAAGCGGTTCTGTAATTAACGAGGTGCGTGTTGAGATTTGTTCTGCATGCCACCCGTTTTATACTGGTCGTCAAAAATTTGCTGATGCAGGCGGACGAGTTGATCGTTTTAATAAAAAATACGGCCTTAAGTAA
- the rho gene encoding transcription termination factor Rho yields the protein MELTISSLENMKLKELYEHARKYKVSYYSKLTKKELIFAILKARAEQEGYFFMEGVLEIIQSEGFGFLRPINYSPSSEDIYISASQIRRFDLRNGDKVSGKVRPPKENERYYGLLHVEAVNGDDPESAKERVHFPALTPLYPNRQMILETSNRNLSTRIMDLITPVGFGQRGLIVAPPKAGKTMLLKSIANSITTNHPEAELIVLLIDERPEEVTDIERSVAGDVVSSTFDEVPENHIKVAELVLERAMRLVEHKRDVVILMDSITRLARAYNLVIPPSGRTLSGGIDPAAFHRPKRFFGAARNIEEGGSLTILATALVDTGSRMDDVIYEEFKGTGNLELHLDRALAERRIFPAIDIRRSGTRKEELLIKKEHLEKLWAIRKVMSDTPDFAEKFLRKLRQTKSNEEFYELLGEELKGNSAIKR from the coding sequence ATGGAACTGACTATTTCAAGTCTAGAAAATATGAAATTAAAGGAATTGTACGAGCATGCCCGTAAATATAAAGTTTCATATTACAGTAAACTGACAAAAAAAGAATTAATTTTTGCAATCTTAAAGGCTCGAGCTGAGCAAGAGGGCTACTTTTTTATGGAAGGTGTCCTTGAAATTATTCAATCTGAAGGTTTTGGATTCTTGCGTCCGATTAATTACTCACCGAGCTCAGAGGATATTTATATATCCGCATCACAAATTCGCAGATTTGACTTACGAAACGGTGATAAAGTATCTGGAAAGGTTCGTCCTCCAAAAGAAAATGAGCGTTATTATGGACTTTTACATGTTGAGGCTGTAAATGGAGATGATCCAGAATCTGCGAAAGAAAGAGTTCACTTTCCTGCGCTAACTCCTTTATATCCAAATCGTCAAATGATTTTAGAAACATCGAATCGAAATTTATCAACGCGCATTATGGATCTCATTACCCCCGTCGGTTTTGGTCAACGCGGATTAATTGTTGCCCCTCCAAAAGCTGGGAAAACGATGCTTTTAAAGTCAATAGCTAATAGTATTACTACAAATCACCCTGAGGCAGAATTAATTGTATTATTAATTGATGAACGACCTGAAGAGGTAACGGACATAGAACGATCTGTAGCAGGTGATGTCGTCAGCTCTACGTTTGATGAAGTCCCAGAAAATCATATAAAAGTAGCTGAGCTTGTTCTTGAACGAGCGATGCGCCTTGTTGAACATAAGCGAGACGTCGTCATTTTAATGGATAGTATTACTCGTTTGGCGAGAGCTTATAACTTAGTTATACCTCCAAGCGGTCGTACCCTTTCAGGAGGAATTGATCCAGCAGCGTTTCACCGGCCAAAACGCTTCTTTGGGGCTGCCAGGAATATTGAAGAGGGCGGTAGTTTAACTATTTTAGCAACAGCATTAGTTGATACAGGATCAAGAATGGACGATGTTATTTATGAAGAATTTAAAGGAACGGGTAATCTTGAGCTTCACCTTGATCGTGCTTTAGCCGAAAGGAGAATTTTCCCAGCTATAGATATTCGCCGATCTGGAACAAGGAAAGAGGAACTTCTTATTAAGAAAGAACATCTTGAGAAATTATGGGCAATTCGCAAGGTGATGTCAGATACTCCAGATTTTGCAGAAAAGTTTTTAAGAAAATTAAGGCAAACAAAATCAAATGAAGAGTTTTATGAACTTCTTGGTGAAGAGCTGAAGGGAAATAGCGCAATAAAACGTTAG
- a CDS encoding GNAT family N-acetyltransferase: MQTVLRRANKCDLPKLIDFLDRANIGTEGITSSVDYFVLMEDVNCNIKTTLGIEPLGEIGVLRSLVLTPGTSEEELLALFEQILHLAKEKEMKEIYLASNKQETVPFLEMLGFSYTGMKELPKKIFESEHVSHLLTVDDLFFMKLFI; the protein is encoded by the coding sequence ATGCAAACTGTATTACGTCGAGCAAATAAATGTGATTTACCGAAACTAATAGATTTTCTTGACCGTGCTAACATTGGTACAGAAGGGATTACAAGTTCTGTTGATTATTTTGTTTTAATGGAAGATGTTAATTGTAACATAAAAACAACATTAGGAATTGAACCTCTTGGAGAAATTGGTGTACTTCGATCGCTCGTACTTACACCTGGAACGAGTGAGGAAGAGTTACTCGCTTTATTCGAACAGATCTTGCATTTAGCGAAAGAGAAAGAAATGAAAGAAATTTATTTAGCTTCGAATAAACAAGAGACAGTACCTTTTTTGGAAATGCTCGGTTTTTCCTATACGGGTATGAAAGAGTTACCAAAAAAAATTTTTGAGTCTGAACATGTCTCTC
- the prmC gene encoding peptide chain release factor N(5)-glutamine methyltransferase produces MGNIKKIYEALNWASSFLIQSGRDKNAGELLLCHFTGMERAQLLANLQSEMEEDILRAFEDAIYRHIEGVPVQYLIGKEEFYGRTFIVNKEVLIPRPETEELVLGTIQRIERFFSQRKQLKLADIGTGSGAIAITLKLENPFLDISATDISVKSIEVAKKNSVRLGADIQFIIGNLLSPFIEQKRTLDVVISNPPYIPEKDIEILSPTVKDYEPHQALFAGSDGLQFYKRFMNELPAVLSEKALVGFEVGAGQAITVANLFKKTFPVANVEIVNDINGKDRFVFAEIMKGFIKSQYLN; encoded by the coding sequence ATGGGTAACATAAAGAAAATATACGAAGCCTTAAACTGGGCTTCTTCTTTTTTAATACAGTCCGGACGTGATAAAAATGCAGGAGAGTTGTTACTCTGTCATTTTACAGGAATGGAACGTGCTCAATTACTAGCCAACTTACAAAGTGAAATGGAAGAAGATATATTGAGAGCGTTTGAAGATGCTATTTATCGCCATATTGAAGGTGTTCCTGTTCAATATTTAATTGGTAAAGAAGAGTTTTATGGAAGAACATTTATTGTAAACAAAGAAGTTCTTATTCCTAGACCTGAAACAGAGGAACTTGTACTTGGAACTATACAGCGGATTGAGCGTTTTTTTTCTCAAAGAAAGCAACTTAAGCTTGCCGACATTGGAACAGGAAGCGGAGCAATTGCCATTACGTTAAAGCTAGAGAATCCGTTTCTTGATATTTCGGCAACAGATATATCCGTAAAATCAATAGAAGTAGCAAAAAAGAATTCGGTTCGTTTAGGGGCAGATATTCAGTTTATTATCGGAAATTTGTTAAGTCCATTTATTGAACAAAAAAGGACACTTGATGTTGTGATCTCTAATCCGCCTTATATTCCTGAAAAAGATATTGAAATATTATCTCCTACAGTAAAAGACTATGAACCACATCAGGCATTGTTTGCTGGGTCAGATGGTCTGCAATTTTATAAAAGGTTTATGAATGAGTTACCAGCAGTTCTAAGTGAAAAGGCTCTCGTTGGTTTCGAAGTCGGAGCTGGACAAGCAATAACTGTTGCAAATTTATTTAAAAAAACTTTTCCAGTAGCAAACGTAGAAATTGTTAATGATATTAATGGTAAAGATCGCTTTGTTTTTGCAGAAATAATGAAGGGGTTTATAAAAAGTCAATATTTGAATTAA
- a CDS encoding class II fructose-bisphosphate aldolase, with product MPLVSMTEMLNKAKAEGYAVGQFNLNNLEFTQAILQAAEEERSPVICGVSEGAGRYMGGFKTVVAMVKALMEEYNITVPVAIHLDHGSNFVKCAEAIHAGFTSVMIDGSHLPLEENIAITKKVVELAHIHGVSVEAELGRIGGQEDDLVVDNAEAMYAIPSECDRLVRETGVDCFAPALGSVHGPYKGEPKLGFDRMEEVKKLTGVPLVLHGGTGIPTKDIKKAISLGTAKINVNTENQIASTKVVREVLAEKVDLYDPRKYLGPARDAIKETVKGKMREFGSSGKA from the coding sequence ATGCCTTTAGTTTCTATGACCGAAATGCTTAACAAAGCCAAAGCGGAAGGCTATGCAGTAGGACAGTTTAACTTAAATAATCTTGAATTTACGCAAGCAATCCTTCAAGCAGCTGAAGAAGAACGTTCACCAGTTATTTGCGGTGTTTCTGAAGGTGCTGGTCGTTATATGGGTGGTTTTAAGACAGTTGTTGCAATGGTAAAAGCGTTAATGGAAGAGTATAATATTACTGTTCCGGTAGCAATTCATCTTGATCATGGGTCAAACTTTGTAAAATGCGCAGAAGCTATTCATGCAGGCTTTACATCAGTGATGATCGACGGCTCGCACCTTCCGTTAGAGGAGAATATTGCGATTACAAAAAAAGTAGTGGAGCTTGCTCATATCCATGGTGTTTCAGTTGAGGCAGAGCTTGGTCGAATCGGCGGACAAGAGGACGATCTTGTAGTAGATAATGCAGAAGCGATGTATGCTATCCCGTCTGAATGTGATCGCCTTGTTCGTGAAACAGGTGTAGATTGCTTTGCTCCCGCATTAGGTTCAGTTCATGGGCCATATAAAGGTGAACCGAAGTTAGGCTTTGACCGTATGGAAGAAGTAAAGAAATTAACAGGGGTACCACTCGTACTCCACGGGGGAACAGGTATTCCTACAAAGGATATTAAAAAGGCGATTTCTTTAGGTACAGCAAAAATTAATGTTAATACTGAAAATCAAATAGCCTCAACAAAAGTTGTAAGAGAAGTATTAGCTGAAAAAGTGGACCTTTACGATCCGCGAAAGTATTTAGGTCCAGCACGAGATGCGATTAAAGAAACGGTTAAAGGGAAAATGCGCGAATTTGGTTCTTCTGGAAAAGCGTAA
- the fsa gene encoding fructose-6-phosphate aldolase has product MKFFIDTANIEEIREAYSLGILSGVTTNPSLVAKENISFHDRLKEISSLVPGSVSAEVIALDAEGMIKEGKQLAAIAPNITIKVPMTPDGLKAVHAFSNEGIKTNVTLIFSANQALLAARAGASYVSPFLGRLDDIGHNGLELISTISEIFKTHHIDTEIIAASIRHPQHVTEAALRGAHIATIPYKVLNQLFKHPLTDKGIETFLADWNASSQKS; this is encoded by the coding sequence ATGAAATTTTTTATTGATACAGCTAATATTGAGGAAATTCGTGAAGCTTATTCATTGGGGATTTTATCTGGGGTTACAACTAATCCTTCGCTTGTTGCCAAGGAGAATATCTCTTTTCATGATAGACTTAAAGAAATTTCTTCACTAGTACCTGGTTCAGTTAGTGCAGAGGTAATTGCTCTTGATGCCGAAGGGATGATTAAAGAGGGTAAGCAGCTAGCGGCGATCGCACCGAACATTACGATTAAAGTACCAATGACACCTGATGGTTTAAAAGCTGTACACGCTTTTTCAAATGAAGGAATAAAAACAAATGTAACCTTAATTTTTAGTGCCAACCAAGCATTGCTTGCTGCAAGGGCAGGAGCATCATATGTATCTCCTTTTCTAGGCCGTCTTGATGATATTGGACATAATGGACTAGAACTGATCTCAACTATTTCCGAAATATTTAAAACTCATCATATCGACACAGAAATTATTGCAGCATCAATTCGTCATCCACAGCATGTGACAGAAGCCGCTTTACGGGGTGCCCACATTGCTACAATTCCTTATAAAGTATTAAATCAGCTATTTAAACATCCATTAACAGATAAGGGAATTGAAACGTTCCTAGCCGACTGGAATGCCAGCTCACAAAAAAGCTGA
- a CDS encoding thymidine kinase, which produces MYVMKQSGWIEVICGSMFSGKSEELIRRVRRAQFAKQQIAVFKPEIDNRYSNEQVISHNGSSVMAISINKANEIFKHIHANMDVIAIDEVQFFDEEIVAVIQQLANSGYRVIAAGLDQDFRGEPFGQVPQLMAIAELVTKLQAVCAVCGSPASRTQRLIDGKPASYDEPIILVGASESYEPRCRHHHEVPKSATQKLE; this is translated from the coding sequence ATGTACGTAATGAAGCAAAGCGGATGGATTGAAGTTATATGTGGCAGCATGTTTTCAGGTAAATCGGAAGAGCTTATTCGCAGAGTGAGGCGAGCTCAGTTTGCTAAGCAGCAAATTGCTGTTTTTAAGCCGGAAATTGATAATCGATACAGTAATGAACAAGTGATCTCTCATAATGGTTCATCCGTGATGGCTATATCGATCAATAAAGCAAATGAAATTTTTAAACATATACACGCAAATATGGACGTCATTGCGATTGATGAAGTACAATTTTTTGATGAAGAAATTGTCGCAGTTATTCAACAGCTTGCAAATAGTGGTTATCGGGTAATCGCGGCTGGTTTAGATCAAGATTTTCGCGGAGAACCTTTTGGACAAGTTCCACAATTAATGGCGATTGCTGAGCTTGTAACGAAATTACAAGCGGTATGTGCCGTATGCGGTTCACCAGCAAGCCGTACTCAACGTTTAATTGATGGCAAGCCTGCATCTTATGATGAACCAATTATTTTAGTTGGTGCTTCTGAATCATATGAACCGCGCTGTCGTCATCATCATGAAGTTCCTAAGTCAGCTACACAAAAATTAGAGTAA
- the glpX gene encoding class II fructose-bisphosphatase — translation MERSLSMELVRVTEAAAIKSARWMGRGKKNEADDAATTAMRTVFDTIPMRGTVVIGEGEMDEAPMLYIGEKLGTGQGPQVDVAVDPLEGTNIVASGGWNALSVLAVADHGNLLHAPDMYMDKIAVGPEAVGQIDINASVQDNLKSVAKAKNKDIEDLVATVLNRPRHEKIIAELREAGARIKLIDDGDVAGAINTAFDHTGVDILFGLGGAPEGVIAAVALKCLGGEIQGKLNPQNDQEVERCKKMGLDLNKVLRMEDLVKGDDAIFAATGVTDGELLRGVQFKGTYGLTYSVVMRAKSGTVRFIDGRHSFKKKPNLVIKP, via the coding sequence ATGGAAAGAAGTTTATCAATGGAACTCGTCCGAGTAACAGAGGCAGCTGCAATTAAATCAGCCCGATGGATGGGACGCGGAAAAAAGAATGAAGCGGATGATGCGGCTACTACTGCAATGAGAACTGTATTTGATACAATACCGATGAGGGGAACAGTAGTAATCGGCGAGGGAGAAATGGATGAGGCTCCAATGTTATATATTGGAGAAAAACTCGGAACTGGACAGGGACCTCAAGTTGACGTTGCAGTTGATCCATTAGAAGGAACAAATATTGTTGCTTCAGGTGGTTGGAATGCGTTATCTGTTTTAGCTGTTGCTGATCACGGCAATTTGCTTCATGCACCAGATATGTATATGGATAAAATTGCCGTTGGACCAGAGGCAGTAGGTCAAATTGACATCAATGCCTCAGTTCAAGATAACTTAAAATCTGTTGCAAAGGCGAAAAATAAAGATATTGAGGATTTAGTGGCAACTGTTCTAAATCGGCCTCGCCATGAAAAGATCATTGCAGAACTACGTGAAGCTGGTGCACGAATTAAGTTGATTGATGACGGAGATGTCGCTGGAGCCATAAATACTGCTTTTGATCATACTGGTGTTGACATTTTATTTGGGCTAGGAGGGGCTCCAGAAGGGGTTATAGCTGCAGTAGCATTAAAATGTCTAGGCGGTGAAATTCAAGGTAAGTTAAATCCTCAAAATGATCAAGAAGTTGAAAGATGCAAAAAAATGGGCTTGGATCTTAATAAAGTATTGCGGATGGAAGATCTCGTAAAAGGAGATGACGCTATATTTGCCGCTACAGGTGTTACTGATGGGGAGCTTTTACGAGGAGTACAATTTAAAGGAACCTACGGTTTAACATATTCAGTTGTGATGCGGGCAAAGTCTGGAACAGTTCGCTTTATTGATGGTCGTCACAGCTTTAAAAAGAAACCAAATTTAGTAATTAAACCGTAA
- a CDS encoding UDP-N-acetylglucosamine 1-carboxyvinyltransferase translates to MEKLKIAGGYSLKGTVRISGAKNSAVALIPATILADSPVTIEGLPEISDVGILKNLLEEIGGKVQLSDGEMTVDPTSIISMPLPNGKVKKLRASYYLMGAMLGRFKKAVIGLPGGCHLGPRPIDQHIKGFEALGASVTNEQGAIYLRADELRGARIYLDVVSVGATINIMLAAVRAKGRTIIENAAKEPEIIDVATLLTNMGAKIKGAGTDIIRIDGVDVLHGCRHTIIPDRIEAGTYMILAAAVGEGILIDNVIPQHLESLIAKLREMGVRVETSDDEIFITSSNKLTAVDIKTLVYPGFPTDLQQPFTALLTKAAGSSVVTDTIYGARFKHIDELRRMNADIKVEGRSAIINGPIKLQGAKVKASDLRAGAALVIAGLIAEGITEVTGIEHIDRGYSHIVEKLNGLGATIWREKLTKEEIEQLKNA, encoded by the coding sequence ATGGAAAAGCTTAAAATTGCAGGAGGGTATTCGTTAAAAGGAACAGTCCGAATCAGTGGTGCAAAAAATAGTGCTGTTGCCCTTATTCCGGCTACAATTTTAGCTGATTCGCCTGTAACAATAGAGGGTTTACCGGAAATTTCAGATGTTGGGATTTTAAAAAATTTACTTGAGGAAATAGGCGGAAAGGTTCAGCTTTCGGACGGGGAAATGACAGTTGATCCAACTTCAATCATTTCGATGCCGTTGCCAAATGGAAAAGTAAAGAAACTCCGGGCCTCTTATTATTTAATGGGGGCGATGCTCGGTCGATTTAAAAAAGCAGTCATCGGTTTGCCGGGAGGCTGTCATTTAGGGCCAAGACCAATTGATCAACATATTAAGGGATTTGAGGCATTAGGTGCAAGCGTAACGAATGAACAGGGGGCTATTTATCTTCGGGCGGATGAGTTACGTGGAGCACGGATTTATTTGGATGTTGTAAGTGTTGGTGCTACAATTAATATCATGTTGGCAGCGGTTCGCGCAAAAGGGCGTACCATTATAGAAAATGCTGCCAAGGAGCCAGAAATCATTGACGTAGCCACTTTATTAACAAATATGGGAGCAAAAATTAAAGGCGCTGGGACAGATATTATTCGGATTGATGGAGTCGATGTTTTACATGGCTGTAGACATACAATTATTCCTGATAGAATTGAAGCAGGAACTTACATGATATTAGCTGCAGCAGTAGGAGAGGGGATTTTAATTGATAATGTAATCCCTCAACATTTGGAATCTCTTATAGCTAAACTCCGTGAGATGGGTGTGCGTGTAGAAACAAGTGATGATGAAATTTTCATTACAAGTTCCAATAAACTCACAGCAGTAGATATTAAAACTCTTGTTTATCCCGGCTTCCCTACAGATTTACAGCAACCTTTTACAGCACTTTTAACAAAAGCTGCAGGCTCTAGTGTTGTAACTGATACAATTTATGGTGCAAGGTTTAAACACATTGATGAGTTGAGAAGAATGAATGCGGATATTAAAGTTGAAGGAAGATCAGCGATTATTAACGGACCAATAAAACTTCAAGGTGCAAAGGTGAAGGCAAGTGATTTACGAGCTGGAGCAGCATTGGTAATTGCTGGATTGATAGCTGAAGGAATTACAGAGGTAACAGGGATTGAACATATTGATAGAGGCTACAGTCATATAGTTGAAAAACTAAATGGTCTAGGGGCTACAATTTGGCGAGAAAAATTGACTAAAGAAGAAATTGAACAATTAAAAAATGCTTAA
- the spoIIR gene encoding stage II sporulation protein R: MKQKTIAWSYLIILSIGTILNLYIPKAEVVANDVTIIPQEAIRLRILANSDSSDDQQLKRSVRDAVNKEITEWVADLTSIEDARELIKSRLPEIQKIAEVVVKKEGVSQTVDVDFGKVQFPTKLYGQFLYPAGEYEAILITLGNGEGANWWCVLYPPLCFLDFSNGVAVSDGFEGESNKEDNIKETIENEASSQYKQVETDRKTEVISEEKNEKKVEAISKGETSKTVETNSKEETNKPGESISKEETNNTEEVISKNETDKTVEALAEETSTKVTLNEGETIKEIDDKVNEHPVKETENVETVPLYVENDEEPIKVKFFIKELWEKIF, translated from the coding sequence ATGAAACAAAAAACAATTGCATGGAGTTATTTAATTATATTATCAATAGGAACAATTTTAAATTTATATATACCTAAAGCAGAGGTGGTGGCAAATGATGTCACCATTATTCCACAGGAGGCAATTCGACTGCGGATTTTAGCAAATAGTGATTCTAGCGATGATCAACAATTAAAACGATCTGTTCGGGATGCGGTCAATAAAGAAATAACAGAATGGGTTGCTGATTTAACGTCAATAGAAGATGCGAGAGAATTAATTAAGTCGCGATTACCTGAAATACAAAAAATTGCTGAAGTAGTAGTCAAAAAAGAGGGTGTTTCTCAAACTGTTGATGTTGATTTTGGTAAAGTTCAATTTCCAACAAAGCTTTATGGACAGTTTTTATATCCAGCGGGAGAGTATGAAGCGATTCTTATTACACTTGGAAACGGAGAAGGAGCAAATTGGTGGTGTGTTTTATATCCGCCTTTATGCTTTCTTGATTTCTCAAACGGTGTTGCCGTGAGTGACGGTTTTGAAGGGGAAAGTAATAAAGAAGATAATATTAAAGAAACAATTGAAAATGAAGCATCTAGCCAGTATAAACAAGTAGAAACTGATAGAAAAACCGAAGTAATTTCTGAAGAAAAAAATGAAAAAAAAGTGGAAGCGATCTCTAAGGGGGAGACTAGTAAAACGGTAGAAACAAATTCTAAAGAAGAGACTAATAAGCCAGGAGAATCAATCTCTAAAGAAGAGACTAATAACACAGAGGAGGTAATCTCTAAAAATGAAACCGACAAAACGGTAGAAGCGCTTGCCGAAGAAACGAGTACGAAAGTGACGCTTAATGAAGGTGAAACGATTAAAGAAATAGATGATAAAGTTAATGAACATCCTGTAAAGGAGACTGAAAATGTCGAAACGGTTCCCCTATACGTTGAAAATGATGAAGAACCTATTAAAGTTAAGTTTTTCATAAAAGAATTATGGGAAAAGATATTTTAA